The Streptomyces spororaveus genome includes a region encoding these proteins:
- a CDS encoding RNA polymerase sigma-70 factor, with amino-acid sequence MITHTTASDADFEENRPRMFGIAYRMLGSAAEAEDTVQEAYLRWASADREGIEHPGAWLAKVVTNLCLNTLTSARVRREAYVGPWLPEPVLTGDGTLGPLESAEQRDSVSMALLVLLEQLTPVERAVYVLREAFAYSHREIAGLLDLTEANCRQLYRRAAGRVAAERAAEPERRFEPDPERWQSLVETFMTAARGGDLARLEGLLTADVRFVSDGGGVVNAALRPILGREKVARFAIGVLKKFAGDLPVSVAEINGVPALLFGGTAVLLVEFENGLVSEVSTVLNPEKLEFLQRQLSHS; translated from the coding sequence GTGATCACACACACCACCGCGTCCGACGCGGACTTCGAGGAGAACCGGCCGCGGATGTTCGGCATCGCCTACCGCATGCTCGGCTCCGCCGCGGAGGCCGAGGACACCGTGCAGGAGGCGTACCTGCGCTGGGCGTCCGCGGACCGCGAGGGGATCGAGCACCCCGGTGCCTGGCTCGCCAAGGTCGTCACGAACCTGTGCCTCAACACCCTCACCTCGGCACGGGTGCGGCGCGAGGCGTACGTCGGCCCCTGGCTCCCGGAGCCGGTCCTCACCGGGGACGGCACACTCGGCCCGCTGGAGTCCGCGGAGCAGCGGGACAGCGTGTCCATGGCCCTGCTGGTGCTGCTGGAGCAACTCACGCCGGTGGAACGGGCCGTCTACGTACTGCGCGAGGCCTTCGCCTACAGCCACCGGGAGATCGCCGGCCTCCTGGACCTCACCGAGGCCAACTGCCGCCAGCTCTACCGGCGGGCCGCCGGCCGGGTCGCCGCCGAACGCGCGGCCGAGCCCGAGCGGCGCTTCGAACCGGACCCCGAACGGTGGCAGAGCCTCGTGGAAACCTTCATGACGGCGGCGCGCGGCGGGGACCTGGCCCGGCTGGAGGGGCTCCTCACGGCCGACGTCCGGTTCGTCTCGGACGGCGGAGGCGTGGTCAACGCCGCGCTGCGGCCGATCCTGGGGCGGGAGAAGGTGGCCAGGTTCGCGATCGGGGTGCTCAAGAAATTCGCCGGAGACCTGCCGGTCAGCGTCGCGGAGATCAACGGGGTCCCGGCGCTGCTCTTCGGCGGGACGGCCGTTCTTCTGGTGGAATTCGAGAACGGGCTGGTCAGCGAGGTCAGCACGGTACTCAACCCGGAGAAGCTGGAATTCCTCCAGCGGCAGCTGTCACATTCCTGA
- a CDS encoding SDR family oxidoreductase: MSTILVTGGTGTLGVLVVDRLRNAGHEVRALSRHSPQYPVDLSEGSGLDAAMAGAEVVVHCASNTRGGGKGDDTATRHLIDAARRAGTVTNIVYISIVGVDVVPLGYYRTKLRVERLLEASGLGLTILRTTQFHDLVAQLVDTAAKLPLVPVPSGVRVQPIAVGEVADRLAELAVPTPSGRVPDMGGPEIHTLPDLARTYLTATGRHRRVIPLPLAGKAYAGFKRGGNLTPSHAVGRKTFAEFASSAASAARRGR, encoded by the coding sequence ATGAGCACCATCCTCGTCACCGGTGGCACCGGCACCCTCGGCGTACTGGTCGTGGACCGGCTCCGGAACGCGGGCCACGAGGTCCGCGCACTGAGCCGGCACTCCCCGCAGTACCCGGTCGATCTGTCGGAGGGCAGCGGGCTGGACGCGGCGATGGCGGGCGCTGAGGTGGTCGTGCACTGCGCGAGCAACACCCGCGGCGGGGGCAAGGGCGACGACACCGCCACCCGGCACCTCATCGACGCGGCCCGGCGGGCGGGGACCGTCACCAACATCGTCTACATCTCCATCGTCGGGGTGGACGTGGTGCCGCTCGGCTACTACCGGACGAAGCTGCGGGTCGAGCGGCTGCTGGAGGCGTCCGGGCTGGGCCTGACCATCCTGCGCACGACGCAGTTCCACGACCTGGTGGCACAGCTGGTGGACACGGCGGCGAAGCTGCCGCTCGTCCCGGTGCCGAGCGGGGTACGGGTCCAGCCGATCGCCGTCGGGGAGGTCGCGGACCGCCTGGCGGAACTGGCGGTCCCCACCCCGTCGGGCCGGGTCCCGGACATGGGCGGCCCGGAGATCCACACCCTGCCGGACCTGGCCCGCACCTACCTGACCGCGACGGGCCGCCACCGCCGGGTGATCCCCCTCCCCCTGGCGGGCAAGGCCTACGCGGGCTTCAAGCGCGGCGGCAACCTGACCCCGTCCCACGCGGTGGGCCGTAAAACGTTCGCGGAATTCGCATCGTCCGCGGCATCCGCTGCGCGGCGGGGGCGGTAG
- a CDS encoding nicotinamide mononucleotide transporter family protein — protein sequence MSALTWLNAEAFTVFGQKVIWSDMIGNLMGLAALALGWRRSIWTWPAQLLSGLILIAAYASAHLAGGVGKQLLVIGVAVFGWIAWQRGRQQAQDGSIAVRTATWTERGLLLGGAALGTLAVGGLFTLYPSLSWSPWADAYIFVGTIVAMVAQARGLVEFWFAWLLVDLVGVPLAFNNGLAFSGLVYVVYFALVIWGAYDWYQRSRTTTPAPAPEGATA from the coding sequence GTGAGCGCCCTGACCTGGCTCAACGCGGAGGCCTTCACGGTCTTCGGCCAGAAGGTCATCTGGTCCGACATGATCGGCAACCTGATGGGCCTCGCCGCGCTCGCCCTCGGCTGGCGCCGCTCCATCTGGACCTGGCCCGCCCAGCTCCTCTCCGGCCTGATCCTCATCGCCGCCTACGCCTCCGCACACCTCGCGGGCGGCGTCGGCAAGCAGCTCCTCGTCATCGGCGTGGCCGTCTTCGGCTGGATCGCCTGGCAGCGCGGCAGGCAGCAGGCCCAGGACGGCTCCATCGCCGTACGCACCGCCACCTGGACCGAGCGCGGACTGCTGCTCGGCGGAGCGGCCCTCGGCACCCTCGCCGTCGGCGGCCTCTTCACGCTCTACCCGTCGCTGTCCTGGAGTCCCTGGGCCGACGCCTACATCTTCGTCGGCACCATCGTCGCGATGGTCGCCCAGGCCCGCGGCCTCGTCGAGTTCTGGTTCGCCTGGCTCCTCGTCGACCTGGTCGGCGTCCCCCTCGCCTTCAACAACGGACTGGCCTTCTCCGGCCTCGTCTACGTCGTGTACTTCGCCCTCGTGATCTGGGGCGCCTACGACTGGTACCAGCGCTCGCGCACCACCACCCCCGCCCCGGCCCCGGAAGGAGCAACGGCATGA
- a CDS encoding ROK family transcriptional regulator: MGAVTPAPTPTQVPSPASPSTARAINDRLALQLLQESGPLTATQLKTMTGLSRPSVADLVDRLTEAGLIEVAGESGEQRRGPNAKLYGIVADRAHLAALDVRTDRVTAVVTDLLGRPLAEAALPVGAPEDAVAALLRTAREAGAAELHTVVVGAPGLVAPATGELRDTSGLPAWHRDLVTALQRSLPAVVVVENETNLAALAEQRLGVARDLDSFVLLWLGAGVGAAVVLDGRLRRGASGGAGEIGFLPVPGTGGLPSAADCEGGFHALVGREAVTALAHAHGFTGPAEEAVAGAAGEAFLDALADRLALGAAAAAAILDPGCVVLAGELGRAGGPALAARVADRVAKLTPVPTEIRATVLGDPAVLSGAELAAREAAQKALFGG, from the coding sequence ATGGGCGCCGTGACTCCTGCCCCCACCCCCACCCAGGTGCCGTCCCCCGCCTCGCCCAGCACGGCCCGGGCCATCAACGACCGCCTGGCCCTGCAACTCCTCCAGGAATCCGGGCCGCTGACGGCCACCCAGCTCAAGACCATGACCGGCCTCTCCCGGCCCTCCGTCGCCGACCTCGTCGACCGGCTCACCGAAGCCGGACTCATCGAGGTCGCCGGCGAATCCGGCGAACAGCGCCGCGGCCCCAACGCCAAGCTGTACGGGATCGTCGCCGACCGCGCCCACCTCGCCGCCCTCGACGTCCGCACCGACCGGGTCACCGCCGTCGTCACCGACCTCCTCGGCCGCCCCCTCGCCGAAGCCGCCCTGCCCGTCGGCGCCCCCGAGGACGCGGTGGCCGCCCTGCTGCGCACCGCCCGCGAGGCCGGCGCCGCCGAACTGCACACCGTCGTCGTCGGCGCCCCGGGCCTCGTCGCTCCGGCCACCGGCGAACTCCGCGACACCAGCGGCCTCCCGGCCTGGCACCGGGACCTGGTCACCGCCCTGCAGCGGAGCCTGCCCGCCGTGGTCGTCGTCGAGAACGAGACCAACCTCGCCGCCCTCGCCGAGCAGCGCCTGGGCGTGGCCCGCGACCTGGACTCCTTCGTCCTGCTGTGGCTCGGCGCGGGCGTGGGCGCGGCCGTGGTCCTGGACGGCCGGCTGCGCCGGGGCGCCTCCGGCGGGGCGGGCGAGATCGGCTTCCTCCCGGTGCCGGGCACCGGCGGCCTGCCCTCGGCCGCGGACTGCGAGGGCGGGTTCCACGCCCTGGTGGGCCGCGAGGCCGTGACCGCGCTGGCGCACGCCCACGGCTTCACGGGCCCGGCGGAGGAGGCTGTGGCCGGAGCCGCGGGTGAGGCCTTCCTCGACGCCCTGGCCGACCGGCTCGCGCTGGGCGCGGCGGCCGCCGCCGCGATCCTGGACCCGGGCTGCGTGGTCCTGGCGGGCGAACTGGGCCGCGCAGGCGGCCCCGCCCTGGCCGCCCGGGTCGCCGACCGCGTGGCGAAGCTGACTCCGGTCCCGACGGAGATCCGGGCTACGGTGCTGGGCGACCCGGCGGTGCTGTCGGGAGCCGAACTCGCAGCACGCGAGGCCGCACAGAAGGCGCTGTTCGGAGGCTAG
- the ribH gene encoding 6,7-dimethyl-8-ribityllumazine synthase, with protein MSGKGAPELSVKNCGDLRVAVIAAQWHEKVMDGLVDGALRALHELGIDEPTLLRVPGSFELPVVAKVLAGRGYDAIVALGVVIRGGTPHFDYVCQGVTQGLVQVSIDTGVPVGFGVLTCDNDEQALDRAGLEGSNEDKGHEAVTAAVSTAMTLRTVSEPWR; from the coding sequence GTGAGCGGCAAGGGCGCACCTGAACTGAGCGTGAAGAACTGCGGAGACCTCCGAGTCGCCGTGATCGCGGCCCAGTGGCACGAGAAGGTCATGGACGGACTGGTCGACGGAGCCCTGCGGGCCCTGCACGAGCTGGGCATCGACGAGCCCACCCTGCTCCGCGTCCCCGGCAGCTTCGAGCTCCCGGTCGTGGCGAAGGTACTGGCCGGTCGCGGTTACGACGCCATCGTCGCCCTCGGAGTGGTCATCCGCGGCGGCACGCCGCACTTCGATTACGTCTGCCAGGGCGTCACCCAGGGCCTGGTGCAGGTGTCGATCGACACCGGAGTCCCGGTCGGCTTCGGAGTACTGACCTGTGACAACGACGAGCAGGCACTGGACCGCGCCGGACTCGAAGGGTCGAACGAGGACAAGGGGCACGAAGCGGTCACCGCCGCCGTCTCCACCGCCATGACCCTGCGGACCGTCAGCGAACCCTGGCGCTAG
- the ribD gene encoding bifunctional diaminohydroxyphosphoribosylaminopyrimidine deaminase/5-amino-6-(5-phosphoribosylamino)uracil reductase RibD — protein MRQEDPVATHAAHAVPDADTRAMRRAVELAARGLGSTSPNPVVGCVITDATGAIVGEGWHERAGGPHAEVHALRAAGGAARGGTAYVTLEPCNHTGRTGPCAQALAGAGVTRVVYAVSDPNPQASGGSATLRAAGIDTTAGLLAAEAEAGNAAWLTSVRLGRPHVTWKYAATLDGRSAAADGTSRWISSAESRADVHRLRAESDAVLVGGGTLRADDPHLAVRGVEGATQPLRIALDTRATIPATARILDDAAPTLLVVGEDADTRHLPGVELLRLPLHDGRIGVTDLLTHLDRRGVRSVLLEGGPTLAGAFLEGGTVDRVIGYIAPALLGAGPAALADAGITNISGARRLDITEAVRIGPDLRITAVPVPATTATKEH, from the coding sequence ATGAGGCAGGAGGACCCGGTGGCGACACACGCCGCGCACGCAGTACCCGACGCGGACACCCGTGCCATGCGCCGAGCCGTCGAGCTCGCGGCCCGCGGGCTCGGCTCCACCAGCCCCAACCCGGTCGTCGGCTGCGTCATCACGGACGCCACGGGCGCGATCGTCGGCGAGGGCTGGCACGAACGGGCCGGCGGCCCGCACGCCGAGGTCCACGCACTGCGCGCCGCGGGCGGGGCCGCACGCGGCGGCACCGCCTACGTCACCCTCGAACCCTGCAACCACACCGGCCGTACGGGACCCTGCGCCCAGGCCCTCGCCGGCGCCGGCGTCACCCGCGTGGTCTACGCCGTCTCCGACCCGAACCCGCAGGCCAGCGGCGGTTCCGCCACCCTGCGCGCGGCCGGGATCGACACCACGGCCGGACTCCTCGCGGCCGAGGCCGAGGCGGGCAACGCCGCCTGGCTGACCTCCGTACGCCTGGGCCGGCCGCACGTCACCTGGAAGTACGCCGCCACCCTCGACGGCCGCAGCGCCGCCGCGGACGGCACCAGCCGCTGGATCAGCTCCGCCGAGTCCCGCGCCGACGTCCACCGGCTGCGCGCCGAGAGCGACGCCGTCCTCGTCGGCGGCGGCACCCTGCGCGCCGACGACCCGCACCTCGCCGTCCGCGGCGTCGAAGGCGCCACGCAGCCGCTGCGGATCGCCCTCGACACCCGCGCCACGATCCCGGCGACCGCCCGCATCCTCGACGACGCCGCGCCCACCCTGCTCGTCGTCGGCGAGGACGCCGACACCCGGCACCTGCCCGGCGTCGAACTGCTCCGGCTGCCCCTGCACGACGGCCGCATCGGCGTCACGGACCTCCTCACCCACCTCGACCGGCGCGGTGTGCGCTCCGTCCTGCTGGAAGGCGGGCCCACGCTGGCCGGCGCCTTCCTCGAAGGCGGCACCGTCGACCGTGTCATCGGCTACATCGCCCCGGCCCTCCTCGGCGCGGGCCCCGCGGCCCTCGCCGACGCCGGGATCACGAACATCTCCGGTGCGCGGCGCCTCGACATCACCGAGGCAGTCCGCATCGGCCCCGATCTCCGCATCACCGCAGTCCCCGTCCCCGCCACCACCGCCACCAAGGAGCACTGA
- a CDS encoding MFS transporter gives MTGDTDLSPARLRHARYAIAAVFCTHGAVTGSFATRIPWIQEHAQLSAGTLGLALAAPAVGAALAMPLAGRINHWLGARTALRVLLSLWTLSLILPSLAPNLPTLCFVLFVYGATAGMSDVAMNALGVETENRLGRSIMSSLHGMWSVGALLGSAAGTVAAHAGADARLHHLVAALVLTAAGLFAVQGVLDLRADEEAQAPPHFALPPKSALLIGAVGFCAVFAEGASLDWSAVYLRDVLHTDAGLAAASTTAFALTMALARLVGDRVVDRFGAVRTVRAGGVVATAGGLLVVGVRHPAGALAGFGLIGLGIAVVVPLAFAAAGRSGPAPAQAIAGVATITYTSGLIAPSAIGAVADATSLVVSFGLVTLLAFALVAGAAVLRQGPVVGQAGGDLGGATAKSGPTGLDEPAQTRP, from the coding sequence ATGACCGGGGACACCGACCTCAGCCCGGCGCGCCTGCGCCATGCCCGCTATGCCATCGCCGCCGTCTTCTGCACCCACGGTGCCGTCACCGGCTCCTTCGCCACCCGTATCCCCTGGATCCAGGAGCACGCCCAGCTCAGCGCGGGCACCCTGGGGCTGGCCCTCGCCGCCCCCGCCGTGGGCGCGGCCCTCGCCATGCCGCTGGCGGGCCGGATCAACCACTGGCTCGGCGCCCGCACGGCGCTGCGGGTCCTGCTCTCGCTCTGGACCCTGTCGCTGATCCTGCCGAGCCTCGCCCCGAATCTGCCCACCCTCTGCTTCGTGCTCTTCGTCTACGGAGCCACCGCCGGCATGTCGGACGTGGCGATGAACGCGCTGGGCGTGGAGACGGAGAACCGGCTGGGCCGCTCGATCATGTCCTCGCTGCACGGCATGTGGAGCGTGGGCGCGCTGCTCGGCTCGGCCGCGGGTACCGTCGCCGCGCATGCCGGGGCCGACGCCCGGCTGCACCATCTGGTCGCCGCGCTGGTGCTGACGGCGGCCGGGCTGTTCGCCGTACAGGGCGTGCTGGACCTGAGGGCCGACGAGGAGGCGCAGGCGCCGCCGCACTTCGCGCTGCCGCCGAAGTCGGCGCTGCTGATCGGGGCCGTCGGGTTCTGCGCGGTCTTCGCCGAGGGCGCGAGCCTGGACTGGTCGGCGGTCTACCTGCGGGACGTCCTGCACACGGACGCGGGTCTGGCGGCGGCCTCCACCACGGCGTTCGCGCTGACCATGGCCCTGGCCCGGCTGGTCGGGGACCGGGTGGTGGACCGGTTCGGGGCGGTGCGCACGGTGCGGGCGGGCGGGGTGGTGGCCACCGCGGGCGGGCTGCTCGTGGTCGGGGTCCGGCATCCGGCGGGCGCTCTGGCCGGGTTCGGGCTGATCGGGCTCGGGATCGCGGTGGTGGTCCCGCTGGCCTTCGCGGCGGCGGGGCGCAGCGGCCCGGCGCCGGCGCAGGCCATTGCCGGTGTCGCGACGATCACGTACACGTCGGGGCTGATCGCGCCGTCGGCGATCGGCGCGGTGGCGGACGCGACCTCGCTGGTGGTGTCCTTCGGACTGGTCACGCTGCTGGCGTTCGCGCTGGTGGCGGGTGCCGCGGTACTGCGCCAGGGGCCCGTGGTGGGGCAGGCTGGGGGCGATCTCGGCGGGGCGACGGCGAAGTCCGGACCCACCGGCCTCGACGAACCTGCCCAAACCCGGCCGTAA
- a CDS encoding riboflavin synthase, with protein MFTGIVEELGEVTAVEQLEEASRFRLRGPLVTEGAKHGDSIAVNGVCLTVVETEDGEFTADVMQETLNRSSLGALAKGSRVNLERPMALGGRLGGHLVQGHVDGTGEIISRTPSEHWEIVKVALPQNLSRYVVEKGSITVDGVSLTVVEAAADWFTISLIPTTLALTTLGIKQSGDPVNLEVDVLAKYVERLLAAGVNPLHAAGDER; from the coding sequence GTGTTCACCGGAATCGTCGAAGAACTGGGCGAGGTCACCGCTGTCGAGCAGCTGGAGGAAGCCTCCCGCTTCCGGCTGCGCGGCCCCCTCGTCACCGAGGGCGCCAAGCACGGTGACTCCATCGCGGTCAACGGCGTCTGCCTCACCGTCGTGGAGACCGAGGACGGCGAGTTCACCGCCGACGTCATGCAGGAGACCCTGAACCGCTCCAGCCTCGGCGCCCTGGCCAAGGGCTCCCGGGTCAACCTGGAGCGCCCGATGGCCCTCGGCGGCCGGCTCGGCGGCCACCTGGTCCAGGGACACGTGGACGGCACCGGCGAGATCATCTCCCGGACCCCCTCGGAACACTGGGAGATCGTCAAGGTCGCGCTCCCGCAGAACCTCTCCCGCTACGTCGTCGAGAAGGGCTCCATCACGGTCGACGGCGTCAGCCTCACCGTGGTCGAGGCCGCCGCCGACTGGTTCACCATCAGCCTCATCCCCACCACCCTCGCGCTGACCACGCTCGGCATCAAGCAGAGCGGCGACCCGGTCAACCTGGAGGTCGACGTCCTCGCGAAGTACGTCGAGCGCCTGCTGGCCGCCGGCGTGAACCCGCTGCACGCGGCAGGAGACGAACGGTGA
- a CDS encoding bifunctional 3,4-dihydroxy-2-butanone-4-phosphate synthase/GTP cyclohydrolase II has protein sequence MTSLKPVPDIPEETFRLDPVEQAIRDIAAGRPVVVVDDEDRENEGDLVIAAEKATPEIVAFMMSECRGLICAPMEGPELDRLELPQMVQNNTESMQTAFTVSVDASAAHGVSTGISAADRATTLRLLADGVSEPGDFVRPGHIFPLRAKPGGVLVRNGHTEAAVDLARLAGLRPAGAIVEIAGEDGVMLRLPELIPFARKHGLTIISIEDLIAYRRSAEPTVRREAEVSLPTAFGEFTAYGYRSTVDGVEHVALVHGEIGDGADMLVRVHSECLTGDIFASQRCDCGPQLHASMERIKAEGRGIVVYLRGHEGRGIGLLSKLRAYELQERGRDTLDANLELGLPADARDYGAGAQILADLGVHSVRLMTNNPEKSDALVRHGITVTSRESMPMEAGEHNLRYLRTKRDRMGHDLPWLDGPVTTSACGNQ, from the coding sequence ATGACCAGCCTCAAGCCCGTGCCCGACATCCCCGAAGAGACCTTCCGCCTCGACCCCGTCGAGCAGGCGATCCGCGACATCGCGGCGGGCCGTCCCGTCGTCGTCGTCGACGACGAGGACCGCGAGAACGAGGGCGACCTCGTCATCGCCGCCGAGAAGGCCACCCCCGAGATCGTCGCCTTCATGATGAGCGAGTGCCGCGGCCTGATCTGCGCCCCCATGGAGGGCCCCGAGCTGGACCGGCTCGAACTCCCGCAGATGGTCCAGAACAACACCGAGTCCATGCAGACCGCCTTCACGGTCTCCGTCGACGCGAGCGCCGCCCACGGCGTCTCCACCGGCATCTCGGCCGCCGACCGCGCCACCACCCTGCGACTGCTCGCCGACGGGGTCTCCGAGCCCGGCGACTTCGTCCGCCCCGGCCACATCTTCCCGCTGCGCGCCAAGCCGGGCGGCGTCCTCGTCCGCAACGGCCACACCGAGGCCGCCGTGGACCTCGCCCGCCTCGCCGGCCTGCGCCCGGCCGGCGCCATCGTGGAGATCGCCGGCGAGGACGGCGTCATGCTGCGCCTGCCCGAGCTGATCCCCTTCGCCCGCAAGCACGGCCTGACGATCATCTCCATCGAGGACCTGATCGCCTACCGCCGTTCCGCCGAGCCCACCGTGCGCCGCGAGGCCGAGGTCAGCCTGCCGACCGCGTTCGGCGAGTTCACCGCCTACGGCTACCGCTCCACCGTCGACGGCGTCGAGCACGTCGCCCTCGTCCACGGCGAGATCGGCGACGGCGCCGACATGCTGGTCCGCGTGCACTCCGAGTGCCTGACCGGCGACATCTTCGCCTCCCAGCGCTGCGACTGCGGCCCCCAGCTGCACGCCTCCATGGAACGCATCAAGGCCGAGGGCCGCGGCATCGTCGTCTACCTGCGCGGCCATGAGGGCCGCGGCATCGGACTCCTGTCCAAGCTGCGCGCGTACGAGCTCCAGGAGCGCGGCCGTGACACCCTCGACGCCAACCTGGAACTCGGCCTGCCCGCCGACGCCCGCGACTACGGCGCAGGCGCCCAGATCCTCGCCGACCTCGGCGTGCACAGCGTCCGGCTCATGACCAACAACCCCGAGAAGTCCGACGCCCTCGTCCGGCACGGCATCACGGTCACCAGCCGGGAGTCCATGCCGATGGAGGCCGGCGAGCACAACCTGCGGTACCTGCGCACCAAGCGGGACCGGATGGGCCACGACCTGCCCTGGCTGGACGGGCCCGTGACCACCTCCGCCTGCGGCAACCAGTAG
- a CDS encoding chitinase C-terminal domain-containing protein, with the protein MPSPTRTRALLLASGAAIAGLLVGGLSAGVSHAADNEGCRPDGLYKTAGVDVPYCSVYDSEGREKMGADHQRRVIGYFTGWRTGKDGAPAYLANNIPWSKVTHLNYAFAHVGADNKISVGSDGVNNAATGMTWPGVAGAEMDPALPYKGHFNQLTKFKKQYPNVKTLISVGGWAETGGYFGDDGNRVASGGFYSMATNADGSVNQAGIDTFADSSVEFIRKYGFNGVDIDYEYPTTMKDAGNPLDWQLANARRPGLVQGYAALMKSLREKLDRAGAADGKHYLLSVAAPSSGYLLRGMETFQVQKYLDYVNIMSYDLHGAWNEYVGPNASLFDDGKDGELAAAGVYSTSQYGGIGYLNTDWAYHYFRGSMPGGRINIGLPYYTRGFKNVQGGTDGLWGKAPATTCPAGAGLTKCGDGAVGIDNLWHDKDTNGAESPAGSNPMWHAKNLEKGVVGDYVTTYGFPANTTLTGTYVRKYDSTLVAPWLWNAQKKVFLSTEDEQSVAAKADYVVNKGIGGTMVWELAGDYAYNAAKGQYEMGDTLTDTMYQKFKSASPYGAKKAGATALPTQAVDIRTEFTEFKLGDSNYPLTPKLKITNNTNATLPGGTEFQFDYGTSAPNNASDQSGFGTTVISSGHTGTNVGGLKGDFQRVSLKLPAWQTLTPGASVDLAFNYYLPVSTPSNWTVKISGTTYALAGDLARGTTTVQPGGGTQPPTTPPTTPPTTPPTTPPTTPPGGTCTNPAYVAGTVYNSGNVVSHKGRNWKAQWWTQNEEPGTTGDWGVWKDQGAC; encoded by the coding sequence ATGCCGTCCCCCACACGTACGAGAGCCCTGCTCCTGGCATCCGGCGCCGCAATCGCCGGACTCCTGGTGGGCGGGCTCTCGGCGGGCGTCTCGCACGCGGCCGACAACGAGGGCTGTCGCCCAGACGGGCTGTACAAGACCGCCGGCGTCGACGTCCCCTACTGCTCGGTCTACGACTCCGAAGGCCGCGAGAAGATGGGCGCGGACCACCAGCGCCGCGTCATCGGATATTTCACCGGCTGGCGCACCGGCAAGGACGGCGCCCCCGCCTACCTCGCCAACAACATCCCGTGGTCCAAGGTCACCCACCTGAACTACGCCTTCGCCCACGTGGGCGCCGACAACAAGATCTCCGTCGGCTCGGACGGCGTGAACAACGCCGCCACCGGGATGACCTGGCCCGGCGTCGCCGGCGCCGAGATGGACCCGGCCCTCCCGTACAAGGGCCACTTCAACCAGCTGACGAAGTTCAAGAAGCAGTACCCGAACGTCAAGACGCTGATCTCGGTCGGCGGCTGGGCGGAGACCGGCGGCTACTTCGGCGACGACGGCAACCGCGTCGCCTCCGGCGGCTTCTACTCGATGGCCACCAACGCCGACGGCTCGGTCAACCAGGCAGGCATCGACACCTTCGCCGACTCCTCCGTCGAGTTCATCCGGAAGTACGGCTTCAACGGCGTCGACATCGACTACGAGTACCCGACCACCATGAAGGACGCCGGCAACCCGCTGGACTGGCAGCTGGCCAACGCCCGCCGCCCCGGCCTCGTCCAGGGCTACGCGGCCCTGATGAAGTCCCTGCGCGAGAAGCTCGACCGCGCGGGCGCCGCCGACGGAAAGCACTACCTGCTCTCCGTCGCCGCCCCCTCCTCCGGCTACCTGCTGCGGGGCATGGAGACCTTCCAGGTCCAGAAGTACCTGGACTACGTCAACATCATGTCCTACGACCTGCACGGCGCCTGGAACGAGTACGTCGGCCCCAACGCCTCGCTCTTCGACGACGGCAAGGACGGCGAACTCGCCGCCGCCGGCGTGTACTCCACCTCCCAGTACGGCGGCATCGGCTACCTCAACACCGACTGGGCCTATCACTACTTCCGCGGCTCGATGCCGGGCGGCCGGATCAACATCGGCCTGCCCTACTACACCCGCGGCTTCAAGAACGTGCAGGGCGGCACCGACGGCCTGTGGGGCAAGGCCCCCGCGACCACCTGCCCGGCCGGCGCGGGCCTGACCAAGTGCGGTGACGGCGCGGTCGGCATCGACAACCTGTGGCACGACAAGGACACCAACGGGGCCGAGTCCCCGGCGGGCTCCAACCCGATGTGGCACGCCAAGAACCTGGAGAAGGGCGTCGTAGGCGACTACGTCACCACATACGGCTTCCCCGCGAACACCACCCTGACCGGCACCTACGTCCGCAAGTACGACTCCACCCTGGTGGCGCCGTGGCTGTGGAACGCGCAGAAGAAGGTCTTCCTCTCCACGGAGGACGAGCAGTCGGTGGCCGCCAAGGCCGACTACGTCGTGAACAAGGGCATCGGCGGCACGATGGTCTGGGAACTCGCCGGCGACTACGCCTACAACGCGGCCAAGGGCCAGTACGAGATGGGCGACACGCTCACCGACACGATGTACCAGAAGTTCAAGTCGGCCTCCCCCTACGGCGCGAAGAAGGCGGGCGCCACCGCCCTGCCGACCCAGGCCGTGGACATCAGGACGGAGTTCACCGAGTTCAAGCTGGGTGACTCCAACTACCCGCTCACCCCGAAGCTGAAGATCACCAACAACACGAACGCCACGCTGCCCGGCGGCACCGAGTTCCAGTTCGACTACGGCACCTCGGCCCCGAACAACGCCTCCGACCAGTCCGGCTTCGGCACGACCGTCATCAGCAGCGGCCACACCGGCACCAACGTCGGCGGCCTCAAGGGCGACTTCCAGCGGGTCTCCCTGAAGCTCCCGGCCTGGCAGACCCTGACCCCCGGCGCCTCCGTCGACCTGGCGTTCAACTACTACCTGCCGGTGTCCACGCCCTCCAACTGGACGGTGAAGATCTCCGGCACCACCTACGCCCTCGCCGGCGACCTGGCCCGCGGAACGACGACGGTCCAGCCCGGCGGTGGCACCCAGCCGCCCACCACTCCCCCGACCACACCCCCCACCACTCCGCCCACGACCCCGCCGACCACGCCCCCGGGCGGGACCTGCACCAACCCGGCGTACGTGGCGGGCACGGTCTACAACAGCGGCAACGTCGTCTCCCACAAGGGCCGCAACTGGAAGGCCCAGTGGTGGACCCAGAACGAAGAGCCCGGCACCACCGGTGACTGGGGTGTCTGGAAGGACCAGGGCGCCTGCTGA